The following coding sequences lie in one Haladaptatus sp. DJG-WS-42 genomic window:
- a CDS encoding DUF192 domain-containing protein, translating into MDLSARTLLKGPIPFLIIGIVALLAFNFGLIGPPAPPADDEYNWTEVTITDERGQQLGVVTARIADTPDKRYTGLSNTTSLDENEGMLFTYDSEGEHTYVMRNMDFPLDIIFVGANGTITEIYHAPVPPEGTTGNDLTRYSGTGQYVLEVNRGWTTDHDVSVGDTVTVTA; encoded by the coding sequence ATGGACCTTTCGGCTCGAACCCTCCTCAAAGGCCCAATCCCGTTTCTCATCATCGGGATTGTCGCCCTTCTCGCGTTCAATTTTGGGCTCATCGGCCCGCCCGCCCCACCCGCAGACGATGAGTACAACTGGACTGAGGTGACGATTACCGACGAACGCGGCCAGCAGCTCGGCGTCGTCACCGCTCGTATCGCAGATACGCCGGACAAACGCTACACGGGTCTCTCGAACACCACTTCTTTAGACGAGAACGAGGGGATGCTATTCACCTACGACTCGGAGGGTGAACACACCTACGTCATGCGGAATATGGATTTCCCGCTCGACATCATCTTCGTCGGTGCGAACGGGACGATTACCGAAATCTACCACGCGCCCGTCCCACCTGAGGGAACCACTGGCAACGACCTCACGCGCTATTCCGGCACCGGTCAGTACGTCCTCGAAGTGAACCGCGGCTGGACGACAGACCACGACGTTTCAGTCGGTGACACGGTCACTGTCACCGCATAA
- a CDS encoding site-specific integrase: protein MSELEPLAPAEAKEMFTAQRSGEVSEKTLQGYHYRLKPFVQWCAQEGISNLNNLTARSLHKYRLWRKEDGDLKTITLKGQLSTLRVFVKFCEAVDGVEQGLHDKILIPTVEDEEAVSSSILEAEQAEKMLEYLRKFEYASKRHALFTVLWHTGCRMGAAHAIDIGDFNPENQSLSIRHRPKTGTTLKNKQSGERICALSEEVCETLQDYICVNRDAVKDDHGREPLFTTRYGRMHRSKIREMVYAATRPCAYDEKCPHDRNPNSCEAATYTKASKCPSSVSPHDIRRGSITHLLRNDVPKQVVSDRVNSSPETLEKHYSQLTEEEKMEQRRDYLDSL, encoded by the coding sequence ATGTCCGAACTCGAACCACTCGCTCCCGCAGAAGCAAAGGAAATGTTCACCGCTCAACGGAGTGGTGAAGTATCAGAGAAGACCCTACAGGGCTACCATTACCGACTCAAGCCGTTTGTCCAATGGTGTGCTCAAGAGGGGATCTCGAATCTAAATAACTTGACTGCTCGATCACTCCACAAATACCGTTTGTGGAGAAAAGAAGACGGGGATCTGAAGACGATTACGTTGAAAGGTCAACTCTCTACGCTCCGCGTTTTCGTGAAGTTCTGTGAGGCTGTTGATGGAGTCGAACAAGGCTTGCACGACAAGATACTAATACCGACGGTTGAAGACGAGGAAGCCGTCAGTAGTAGTATACTCGAAGCTGAGCAGGCCGAGAAAATGCTTGAGTATCTCAGAAAATTCGAATACGCATCGAAAAGACACGCACTATTCACTGTCCTTTGGCACACCGGCTGTCGAATGGGTGCTGCACATGCCATTGATATAGGGGACTTCAATCCCGAAAATCAATCTCTATCAATCCGCCATCGTCCCAAGACAGGGACCACTCTGAAGAATAAGCAGAGTGGAGAACGAATTTGCGCTCTTTCGGAAGAGGTGTGTGAGACACTCCAGGATTACATCTGTGTCAACCGAGATGCCGTCAAGGATGATCACGGGAGAGAGCCGTTATTCACGACTCGCTATGGTCGAATGCACCGTTCGAAAATTCGAGAGATGGTGTATGCCGCGACTCGTCCTTGTGCCTATGACGAGAAGTGTCCGCATGATCGCAACCCCAACTCCTGCGAGGCGGCCACCTATACGAAGGCAAGCAAGTGCCCTTCGAGTGTGTCCCCTCACGATATTCGGAGAGGATCGATCACGCATCTCTTGAGGAACGACGTTCCAAAACAGGTCGTTTCAGATCGAGTGAATTCATCCCCTGAAACGCTCGAAAAACACTACTCACAACTCACCGAGGAAGAGAAAATGGAACAGCGAAGAGATTATCTCGATAGTTTGTAG
- a CDS encoding cold-shock protein, with the protein MAKGNVDFFNDTGGYGFIKTDDADDDVFFHMEDVGGPDLEEGQEVEFDIEQADKGPRATNLERL; encoded by the coding sequence ATGGCGAAAGGTAACGTTGATTTCTTCAACGACACAGGCGGTTACGGTTTCATCAAGACGGACGACGCAGACGACGACGTATTCTTCCACATGGAAGACGTCGGCGGCCCGGACCTCGAGGAAGGGCAGGAAGTTGAGTTCGACATCGAGCAGGCCGACAAGGGTCCACGCGCAACGAACCTGGAGCGTCTGTAA
- a CDS encoding DEAD/DEAH box helicase codes for MTTFSSAARMEVFVKSIDELTKSVFFEDIGQEYEIQVSDKDLKKSAWISSLLADSDDDQHRKKALSFAVLLYVSKREGEQEPLYRRYLYTILSRLGNIPTANALADQFEGDVIEITEAGSLLDAEINFTEEFYRFDDEIIFTEFQKRVWANLDEDYFVFSGPTSSGKSFLLQTYINYKIEENSEFQGIYLVPSRALISEVSSDFKQKLSDDVEVRTGAYLDELGDSYLLVLTPERCLQLFDYEDDEEVDFDLIFLDEIQELESKSRGPLFEDVMGNLEEIWDSAQILAAGPNISNPTEILEEVVKGDASDIQSMFNPAVHIEANFTFHKRDNKIYLTLESPSGTTLEEKITRPTGLSYSTIGGPKKEAVRKFDEEYGGSGQTLVYSPLTRTAESLAEGLAESRNKQEISGRCESLIDYLERTIHEEYTLAQTLKQGVAFHHSGVPQVAREEIEALFKKEKIDAIASTSTLLQGVNLPAEKMYILDPSKGNNHVLSDHEFENLLGRVGRVGEKMYGTIYYIDREDDEWATDRIGKSTNKEVKSATRKAISENRSELIEKVDDEDINRIEDKGVRYTITLLRNKYLKDSKDMGSYLEKKGVSPEEVSEIEARLAPVLDDLAIPPEILKKNPTVDPVLQNQLYTNVVDNQDIWEIHPSNMRSDFFRVTRMLNTIFKFAEDPEGGVEDVGPSDLHSHKLILSLYQGYHWITAKDYKQMISLRRDALNEKYVSTSIKNVMKTIRKDVQYLFVKYYKILCDIFRQMEGYDNSFMLNFDKRLERGSANPAHLKMMDMGIDRSIAIEYTPPEDEDPEEYLQSMFPSMDPLYQRHLQNAGLNTGDAE; via the coding sequence ATGACTACGTTTTCTTCGGCCGCTAGAATGGAAGTGTTTGTAAAATCAATTGACGAACTAACGAAGTCGGTGTTCTTCGAAGATATTGGACAGGAATACGAAATTCAGGTTTCGGATAAAGATCTGAAAAAGTCTGCTTGGATTAGCTCACTGTTAGCAGATAGTGATGATGACCAACATCGAAAGAAGGCACTCTCGTTTGCTGTTTTACTATACGTGTCCAAACGAGAAGGAGAGCAAGAGCCGCTCTATCGCAGGTATCTATATACAATTCTTTCTCGCCTTGGAAATATCCCGACTGCTAACGCCCTTGCAGACCAATTTGAGGGCGATGTGATTGAGATTACAGAAGCGGGATCGCTGTTAGACGCAGAAATCAATTTCACAGAAGAGTTCTATCGGTTTGATGACGAGATAATCTTCACTGAGTTTCAAAAAAGGGTTTGGGCAAACTTGGATGAAGATTACTTCGTTTTCTCTGGACCTACTTCGTCGGGGAAGTCGTTCCTTCTACAGACGTATATTAATTATAAAATTGAAGAAAATTCGGAATTCCAGGGAATATATTTAGTGCCATCAAGGGCCTTGATCTCGGAGGTCAGTTCAGACTTCAAGCAGAAGTTGTCCGACGATGTTGAAGTACGGACTGGAGCATATCTTGATGAACTGGGCGACAGCTACCTCTTGGTGTTAACACCAGAACGGTGCCTACAGTTGTTTGATTACGAAGATGATGAAGAAGTCGATTTTGACTTGATTTTCCTTGACGAAATTCAGGAATTAGAGAGTAAGAGCAGAGGGCCACTTTTTGAGGATGTAATGGGGAACCTGGAAGAGATCTGGGACTCTGCTCAGATATTAGCGGCAGGGCCTAACATTAGTAACCCCACTGAAATCTTAGAAGAAGTCGTAAAGGGAGATGCAAGTGACATTCAATCGATGTTTAATCCTGCTGTCCACATTGAAGCCAACTTTACCTTCCATAAGCGTGATAACAAAATATACCTCACCCTTGAAAGTCCGTCTGGTACCACATTAGAGGAAAAAATCACCAGACCAACTGGACTGAGTTACTCCACAATTGGTGGGCCGAAAAAAGAGGCTGTGAGGAAGTTTGATGAGGAGTATGGCGGAAGCGGACAAACCTTAGTATATTCTCCCTTGACGCGGACCGCAGAATCTTTGGCAGAAGGGTTGGCGGAATCACGAAATAAACAGGAGATCTCTGGCAGGTGTGAGAGTCTAATTGACTACCTTGAAAGGACAATTCACGAAGAGTACACCCTAGCGCAAACTCTGAAGCAAGGTGTTGCATTTCACCACAGTGGTGTTCCCCAAGTTGCTAGAGAGGAAATAGAGGCGTTGTTCAAGAAAGAAAAGATCGACGCAATTGCATCTACTTCTACGCTACTTCAAGGGGTCAATTTACCTGCGGAAAAGATGTACATATTGGATCCATCAAAGGGTAATAATCATGTCTTGTCCGACCATGAGTTTGAGAATTTATTAGGAAGAGTTGGTAGAGTTGGGGAGAAAATGTATGGGACCATATATTATATTGACAGAGAAGATGATGAGTGGGCAACTGACAGGATTGGAAAATCAACAAATAAAGAAGTGAAGTCGGCTACAAGAAAGGCAATCTCTGAAAACCGCTCAGAGTTGATAGAGAAGGTTGATGATGAGGATATTAATCGAATTGAAGACAAAGGAGTGCGGTATACTATTACACTTCTCAGGAACAAGTATTTGAAAGATAGTAAGGATATGGGCTCATATCTAGAGAAAAAGGGTGTTTCTCCGGAGGAGGTTTCTGAAATAGAAGCGCGTCTCGCCCCAGTCTTAGATGATTTGGCGATTCCACCAGAAATTCTAAAGAAAAACCCGACAGTTGACCCCGTTCTACAGAATCAATTATATACTAATGTAGTTGACAATCAAGACATTTGGGAGATTCACCCTTCAAACATGCGTAGTGACTTTTTCAGGGTGACTCGGATGTTGAATACAATTTTCAAATTCGCTGAAGATCCGGAAGGAGGGGTCGAGGATGTTGGCCCCTCTGATTTACACTCTCACAAGCTGATTCTCAGTCTATACCAAGGATACCACTGGATAACCGCTAAGGATTACAAACAGATGATCTCGCTACGACGTGATGCACTGAATGAGAAATATGTCTCCACCTCAATTAAGAACGTCATGAAAACCATCCGAAAAGATGTTCAATATCTGTTTGTCAAATATTATAAAATACTATGCGACATTTTCCGTCAAATGGAGGGGTACGACAATTCATTTATGTTGAACTTTGATAAACGGTTGGAGAGAGGATCTGCAAATCCCGCGCATCTGAAGATGATGGATATGGGAATCGATCGTTCAATAGCAATCGAGTATACTCCTCCCGAAGATGAGGACCCTGAAGAATATTTGCAGTCGATGTTTCCGTCGATGGATCCCTTGTATCAGAGGCATTTACAGAATGCAGGATTGAACACGGGAGACGCAGAATAG
- a CDS encoding phage/plasmid primase, P4 family, with protein sequence MNSVELNEQQEILVNSITNSPEDWVAPDEHTIYVRETGDHTADEMVKMAEESLDFSVLTAIDQELEDKYVESFLHFIRNKDVWTVQKETPQAQWRHIREMYDERGRKKKARLAAVEQLQSEFTFATMREAEKLYWYRDEKGVFEDQTKQLLKEHLDKVLQEFYSKTEVNHLIDRIKAQTYVDRDDFRQPDTKICVENGVVDLTTGTLEHHSPEHHFRWHLPVEYDGDADCDEFQNFLGQVCPAEKVPMLQEFVGYSLQPKMDQKKAMVIFGPTDAGKSVLLDVIQSLFGFENTTNLSVQYLANERWGEAELIGTPVNVSDDLSTNDIRNGGKFKKLVAGNGMTAERKHEKPFSFRPRTKHIFSANRAPKHQADDDGFWNRWLTIVFPNSIPRSEQDPQLTKRLTTSESLSGVLNWAIQGFQRLEEQGKFSNEPTPAESRNIWDRYGSSVEQFYQNCLERDSGAFVTKSDAYTAYKQYTDSENLEPVSKREFTSQLKRRNTVGESQRRVDGEKPRVFTGIMLQKQA encoded by the coding sequence ATGAATAGTGTCGAGCTAAATGAGCAGCAAGAAATTCTTGTGAATTCGATTACGAATTCGCCCGAGGATTGGGTTGCACCCGATGAACACACCATCTACGTACGAGAGACAGGTGATCACACTGCCGACGAAATGGTGAAGATGGCAGAAGAGTCGCTTGACTTCTCAGTTCTCACAGCTATTGACCAAGAACTGGAAGACAAATATGTTGAATCATTTCTGCATTTCATTCGAAACAAGGACGTATGGACTGTTCAAAAGGAAACACCGCAAGCACAGTGGCGTCACATTCGGGAGATGTATGATGAGCGTGGTAGGAAGAAAAAAGCCCGTCTTGCGGCTGTTGAACAGCTTCAATCAGAGTTTACATTTGCTACGATGCGGGAGGCAGAGAAGCTGTACTGGTACAGAGATGAAAAGGGCGTTTTCGAAGACCAGACTAAGCAATTACTCAAAGAGCACTTAGATAAGGTACTCCAGGAATTTTACTCAAAAACTGAAGTAAACCATCTCATTGATCGAATCAAAGCACAAACCTACGTAGACAGGGACGACTTCCGACAGCCAGATACCAAAATCTGTGTAGAGAACGGAGTTGTTGACCTCACAACTGGAACCCTCGAACACCACAGCCCAGAGCACCATTTCAGATGGCATCTTCCAGTTGAATACGATGGGGATGCAGACTGTGACGAATTTCAGAATTTCCTTGGTCAAGTTTGTCCTGCTGAAAAGGTCCCGATGCTGCAGGAGTTCGTGGGCTATTCTCTACAGCCCAAAATGGATCAGAAGAAAGCAATGGTCATCTTTGGTCCGACAGACGCAGGAAAGAGTGTTCTCCTCGATGTGATCCAGTCCTTGTTCGGGTTTGAGAACACAACCAATCTATCGGTACAATACCTCGCAAACGAGAGATGGGGAGAAGCCGAATTAATTGGGACTCCCGTAAACGTCAGCGACGACCTCAGTACTAACGATATTAGGAACGGAGGGAAGTTCAAAAAGCTGGTTGCAGGTAATGGAATGACTGCGGAAAGAAAACACGAGAAACCCTTCTCATTCAGACCTCGCACCAAGCACATATTTTCGGCAAATCGTGCTCCAAAGCATCAGGCAGACGATGATGGGTTTTGGAACAGATGGTTGACCATCGTCTTCCCGAACAGCATACCAAGATCTGAACAGGACCCACAATTGACTAAGCGGCTTACTACGTCTGAAAGTTTGTCAGGAGTACTCAATTGGGCCATTCAAGGCTTTCAACGCTTGGAAGAACAGGGTAAGTTCTCAAACGAGCCCACGCCAGCGGAAAGTCGAAATATATGGGACAGATACGGAAGTTCTGTTGAGCAGTTTTACCAGAATTGTCTTGAGCGTGATAGTGGAGCGTTCGTTACAAAATCAGACGCATATACCGCCTACAAGCAGTATACAGACTCAGAGAATTTGGAACCTGTTTCAAAGCGGGAATTCACCTCTCAGTTGAAGCGTCGTAACACGGTTGGCGAAAGCCAAAGACGAGTTGACGGTGAGAAACCACGAGTGTTCACAGGGATAATGCTACAGAAACAAGCGTGA
- a CDS encoding DUF1837 domain-containing protein produces MTSSGADWSDSTIIKSSELDNFFYESMDDEDENVIIHGYSIKVLESGFNYSGLEEYLGDKFADYVFPSKKKQELLDKGKSPAVRAQQKAGFNKDYQRDGNLGEFLLFLLVDGYFDIPMISHKIIYKQNYQHEVYGSDNLFFGEFKDREHIGVGEAKIYGGITDGVRAAVESIGDFHNENSRRYMEQELSLAPKNISRNLNEQQIDYLADVMVDGGYSDFPIFHPVFICYGQEDLKDVEDVTKSIDEIEDEISEILKDEDYISKIDNQVEQGHHRINRAHLLFLILPVADLDEFRKRMLTSIVPGIGPAISPEDDSDDSKTEVES; encoded by the coding sequence ATGACTTCCTCGGGAGCAGATTGGTCGGACTCTACGATCATCAAATCCAGCGAACTTGACAATTTCTTCTATGAATCTATGGATGATGAGGACGAGAATGTGATTATCCATGGGTATTCGATCAAAGTTTTAGAATCTGGGTTCAATTACTCGGGATTGGAAGAATATCTTGGAGACAAATTCGCCGACTACGTATTCCCATCTAAGAAAAAACAAGAGTTGCTTGATAAAGGGAAATCTCCTGCAGTTAGGGCTCAGCAGAAAGCGGGCTTCAATAAGGACTACCAAAGAGATGGGAACCTTGGTGAATTCCTTCTTTTCTTGCTGGTCGATGGCTATTTTGACATTCCGATGATCTCCCACAAGATCATCTACAAGCAAAACTACCAACACGAGGTATATGGCTCAGACAACCTCTTCTTTGGTGAATTCAAAGATCGTGAACACATTGGAGTTGGCGAGGCAAAGATCTATGGCGGAATAACCGATGGTGTAAGGGCTGCTGTTGAGAGTATAGGTGACTTCCACAACGAGAATTCTCGAAGGTATATGGAGCAGGAATTAAGTCTTGCCCCTAAGAATATCAGCCGGAATTTAAACGAGCAACAGATCGATTATCTTGCGGATGTAATGGTTGATGGAGGTTATTCTGATTTCCCCATATTCCATCCTGTGTTCATCTGTTACGGTCAGGAGGATTTGAAAGATGTGGAGGATGTGACCAAATCCATCGACGAAATTGAAGATGAAATATCTGAGATTCTGAAGGATGAAGATTATATTTCAAAAATCGACAATCAGGTTGAGCAAGGTCATCATAGAATTAATCGAGCTCACCTACTCTTTCTCATATTACCCGTCGCGGATTTGGATGAATTCAGGAAGCGCATGTTGACTTCGATTGTTCCGGGTATTGGGCCCGCCATCTCCCCTGAAGATGATTCAGACGACTCCAAGACCGAGGTTGAATCATGA
- a CDS encoding NosD domain-containing protein, translating to MSTQAAVFGTLLVLLSTTAGGAVIGGAQTEVVVIDACQTISESGEYRLGQNISNQGREACLNVTASDVAIDGAGYTIDGPAQGAAILVEGAGTLTDVTIENLSVQRRSGGIQLHGVDGGAVQNLVLKHGDVTGAIYLDNTTDVTVANNDISHSMFGIVLDHADGNTVVENNFRENHLAQETLIIDDSSDNDITNNRFVEGTVDVRPDAPGNTIVGNTFQTDGRTYQSTAFLIRSDNNVIAENRIKNVETGIAVTGSNNNVHDNHITGATEFAITARATGQTIEENTLVGSGEGIDMAGGGIQLDGGDHVVTRNILTDNVHGIEVRAVSDSMTIERNRFTSNNIGIEIHETALCGAGGEGAELIEIHENDIVKSHAYGVVNHDSDVVDATNNYWGSSDGVSSHESASGTVVDPVSGTEADGSGDAVSARRGTNTASVQFDGWLDSPVFDATAEA from the coding sequence ATGTCAACACAGGCTGCAGTGTTTGGAACTTTACTCGTCCTCCTTTCTACAACAGCGGGTGGGGCCGTGATTGGGGGCGCACAGACCGAAGTCGTCGTGATTGACGCATGTCAAACGATTTCAGAGTCAGGGGAGTACCGGCTCGGACAGAACATCTCGAACCAGGGGCGCGAAGCGTGCCTAAACGTCACCGCGAGCGATGTGGCCATCGACGGAGCGGGGTACACGATTGACGGCCCGGCACAGGGTGCGGCGATCCTCGTCGAGGGTGCGGGAACGCTCACCGACGTGACAATCGAGAACCTCTCGGTGCAACGGCGTAGTGGCGGCATCCAGCTCCACGGCGTCGACGGTGGCGCGGTCCAGAACCTCGTGCTCAAACACGGTGATGTGACCGGGGCAATCTACCTCGATAACACGACGGACGTGACGGTTGCGAACAACGATATCTCCCACAGCATGTTCGGTATCGTGCTCGACCACGCAGACGGGAACACGGTGGTTGAAAACAACTTCCGCGAAAATCATCTCGCACAGGAAACGCTCATCATCGACGATTCCTCGGACAACGACATCACAAACAACCGCTTCGTGGAGGGGACGGTTGACGTGCGACCAGACGCACCCGGAAACACCATCGTCGGGAACACGTTCCAGACGGACGGCAGAACCTACCAGAGCACGGCGTTCCTCATCCGGAGCGATAACAACGTGATTGCAGAAAACCGCATCAAGAACGTCGAAACCGGGATTGCGGTCACTGGGTCGAACAACAACGTCCACGACAACCACATCACCGGCGCAACCGAGTTTGCCATCACGGCGAGGGCAACCGGCCAAACCATCGAGGAGAACACGCTCGTCGGAAGCGGCGAAGGCATCGATATGGCTGGTGGCGGCATCCAGCTCGACGGTGGCGACCACGTCGTGACGCGAAACATTCTCACCGATAACGTCCACGGCATCGAAGTGCGTGCGGTCAGTGACTCGATGACCATCGAACGAAACCGGTTTACCAGCAACAACATCGGCATCGAAATCCACGAGACGGCGCTCTGTGGCGCGGGTGGCGAGGGCGCAGAACTCATCGAGATTCACGAGAACGACATCGTGAAAAGCCACGCCTACGGGGTCGTAAACCACGACAGCGACGTGGTCGATGCGACGAACAACTACTGGGGGTCGTCTGATGGCGTCTCTTCGCACGAAAGCGCATCCGGAACCGTCGTAGATCCTGTGAGCGGGACGGAAGCAGACGGCTCCGGTGACGCCGTCTCCGCGCGTCGTGGGACGAACACCGCCAGTGTGCAGTTCGACGGCTGGCTCGACTCGCCCGTGTTCGACGCCACGGCTGAGGCATAG
- a CDS encoding aldehyde dehydrogenase family protein has product MTTESGDAPEDRQTISDRHADTAAEVVPDQLGLYIGGEWVESASGETFETRDPTTGDVLAELQAGNADDVDRAVTAAQTAFDEEWKQTGPAKRQKLLETIADRISANREAFAQLETLDNGKPINEARADVYLAAEHFRYFAGVTRSLEGETVPSDGPRQIQTVHEPFGVVGQIIPWNFPLLMASWKLAPALAAGNTIVLKPAEETPLTALKLMAEIDDVLPDGVVNVVTGFGPDAGEPLTKHSGVHKLAFTGSTEIGKQVMKNAADRVADVTLELGGKSPLVIFPDANLKKAVAITNIAIFYNTGECCTAGSRLFVHKDIAEEFLEQLTETAESLTIGDPLLDDTRMGPKVSTEQVERTLSYVEKARDAGATILTGGAAPEDDALEAGSFVSPTLITNIDHDHEAVQEEIFGPVLEVFEWDDYDEMMALANDVDYGLAAGVVTDDLTKANKAARDLEAGTVWVNQYNDFPDGMPFGGYKQSGIGRERARETVYHYTQTKSIDISLR; this is encoded by the coding sequence ATGACCACTGAGTCTGGAGACGCACCTGAGGACAGACAGACGATTAGCGACCGCCACGCGGACACGGCAGCAGAGGTCGTTCCAGACCAACTCGGTCTCTACATCGGCGGCGAGTGGGTCGAGAGCGCCTCCGGCGAGACATTCGAAACCCGCGACCCGACCACCGGAGACGTACTCGCAGAACTCCAAGCCGGGAACGCAGACGACGTAGACCGCGCCGTAACGGCCGCCCAGACCGCGTTCGACGAGGAGTGGAAACAGACCGGCCCCGCGAAACGCCAGAAGCTCCTCGAAACCATCGCAGACCGCATCTCCGCCAACCGCGAAGCGTTCGCGCAACTCGAAACTCTCGACAACGGCAAACCAATCAACGAAGCGCGCGCAGACGTCTACCTCGCCGCAGAACACTTCCGCTACTTCGCGGGCGTGACGCGCTCGCTCGAAGGCGAAACCGTCCCGTCCGACGGCCCGCGCCAGATTCAGACCGTCCACGAGCCATTCGGCGTCGTTGGCCAAATCATCCCGTGGAATTTCCCGCTCCTGATGGCGTCGTGGAAACTCGCCCCTGCGCTCGCCGCGGGCAACACGATTGTACTCAAACCAGCGGAAGAAACGCCGCTCACCGCGCTCAAGCTCATGGCCGAGATCGACGACGTGCTCCCCGACGGCGTCGTGAACGTCGTCACCGGCTTCGGCCCGGACGCGGGCGAACCGCTCACCAAACACTCGGGCGTGCACAAACTCGCTTTCACCGGTTCGACGGAAATCGGCAAGCAGGTCATGAAAAACGCCGCAGACCGCGTCGCGGACGTGACGCTCGAACTCGGTGGGAAGAGTCCGCTCGTCATCTTCCCCGACGCCAACCTGAAAAAGGCGGTCGCGATTACGAACATCGCCATCTTCTACAACACCGGTGAGTGCTGTACGGCTGGCTCGCGCCTGTTCGTCCACAAAGACATCGCAGAGGAGTTCTTGGAGCAACTCACCGAAACTGCAGAGAGTCTCACCATCGGCGACCCACTGCTCGACGACACGCGCATGGGGCCAAAGGTTTCAACGGAGCAAGTAGAACGCACGCTTTCGTACGTCGAGAAGGCGCGTGACGCAGGCGCGACCATCCTCACGGGTGGCGCCGCACCCGAGGACGATGCCCTCGAAGCAGGCAGTTTCGTCTCCCCGACACTCATCACGAATATCGACCACGACCACGAGGCCGTCCAAGAGGAAATCTTCGGCCCCGTCCTCGAAGTGTTCGAGTGGGACGACTACGACGAGATGATGGCACTCGCAAACGACGTGGACTACGGCCTCGCCGCCGGGGTCGTGACCGACGACCTCACAAAAGCGAACAAGGCCGCCCGTGACTTAGAAGCCGGGACGGTCTGGGTAAATCAGTACAACGACTTCCCAGACGGGATGCCGTTTGGCGGCTACAAGCAGTCCGGTATCGGCCGCGAGCGCGCCCGCGAAACCGTCTATCACTACACGCAGACCAAGAGCATCGACATCTCGCTTCGCTGA